One genomic region from Yersinia canariae encodes:
- a CDS encoding MFS transporter, with protein MNDNKMTPLELRATWGLGTVFSLRMLGMFMVLPVLTTYGMALSGASEALIGIAIGIYGLAQAIFQIPFGLVSDRIGRKPMIVGGLLIFALGSIIAALSDSIWGIILGRALQGSGAIAAAVMALLSDLTREQNRTKAMAFIGVSFGITFAIAMVVGPIVTHAFGLQALFWGIAILALLGIVITLAVVPDADSHVLNRESSIVKGSVSKVLNNSRLLKLNFGIMCLHILLMSSFVALPQIMASAGLAPAQHWIVYLVTMLVSFAAVVPFIIYAEVKRRMKQVFMGCVAVLFAAEVVLWSAGQQLWVIIAGVQLFFIAFNVMEAILPSLISKESPAGYKGTAMGIYSTSQFIGVAIGGSLGGWIFGMEGASMVFAAGAVIALVWFGVSATMQEPPYVSSLRITLSELAVKDSALEERIKAQPGVTEAVVVRAERSAYVKVDTKKTNRNQLEELVNAI; from the coding sequence TGCCAGCGAAGCACTGATTGGCATCGCCATCGGTATTTATGGATTGGCTCAAGCTATTTTCCAGATCCCATTTGGGCTGGTTTCTGACCGTATTGGTCGTAAACCGATGATTGTCGGCGGCCTGCTGATATTTGCTCTGGGCAGTATTATTGCTGCGCTGAGTGATTCTATCTGGGGCATCATTCTGGGCCGTGCGCTACAAGGTTCTGGGGCGATTGCCGCTGCTGTCATGGCATTGTTATCAGATTTGACCCGTGAGCAAAACCGAACCAAAGCAATGGCATTTATCGGTGTCAGTTTCGGTATTACCTTTGCAATCGCAATGGTGGTCGGCCCAATCGTCACACATGCTTTTGGTTTACAAGCCCTGTTTTGGGGAATAGCAATACTGGCGCTATTGGGTATTGTCATCACATTGGCGGTGGTACCAGATGCTGATAGTCATGTGCTGAACCGCGAATCCAGTATCGTCAAAGGCAGCGTGAGCAAAGTGCTCAATAACAGCCGACTGCTCAAACTCAATTTTGGCATCATGTGCTTGCACATCTTATTGATGTCGAGCTTTGTTGCCTTGCCGCAAATTATGGCAAGTGCAGGATTAGCGCCTGCCCAGCATTGGATTGTCTATCTGGTGACCATGTTGGTTTCTTTCGCCGCTGTCGTGCCGTTTATTATTTATGCTGAAGTTAAACGCCGCATGAAGCAGGTTTTTATGGGCTGTGTCGCGGTGCTATTTGCTGCTGAAGTGGTGCTGTGGTCAGCCGGGCAACAGTTGTGGGTCATTATTGCCGGCGTGCAGTTATTCTTTATTGCTTTCAATGTGATGGAAGCTATCTTACCGTCATTGATCAGTAAAGAATCCCCTGCGGGCTATAAAGGTACTGCCATGGGGATTTACTCCACCAGCCAGTTTATTGGTGTGGCTATCGGCGGCAGTTTAGGCGGCTGGATATTTGGCATGGAAGGGGCAAGTATGGTGTTTGCCGCCGGGGCAGTTATCGCGCTGGTGTGGTTTGGTGTGAGTGCAACGATGCAAGAACCACCTTATGTCAGTAGCCTGCGAATTACCTTGTCAGAATTGGCCGTAAAAGACTCCGCATTGGAAGAGCGAATCAAAGCGCAACCCGGAGTTACTGAAGCGGTAGTGGTGAGAGCAGAACGCAGCGCTTACGTCAAAGTGGATACCAAAAAAACTAATCGCAATCAGCTTGAAGAGTTAGTTAACGCGATATAA
- a CDS encoding YajQ family cyclic di-GMP-binding protein: MPSFDIVSEIDMQEVRNAVENATRDLANRWDFRNVPASFELNEKNESIKVASESDFQVEQLLDILRAQLSKRGIEGAALEIPEEMDRSGKTYSVEAKLKQGIESVQAKKLVKLIKDSKLKVQAQIQGEQVRVTGKARDDLQGVMALIRGADLGQPFQFNNFRD; this comes from the coding sequence ATGCCATCTTTCGACATCGTATCTGAAATTGATATGCAGGAAGTGCGTAACGCAGTGGAAAACGCCACTCGTGATTTAGCAAACCGTTGGGATTTCCGTAATGTTCCAGCGAGTTTTGAGTTAAATGAAAAGAACGAAAGTATCAAAGTTGCCAGTGAATCTGATTTTCAGGTTGAGCAACTGCTGGATATTTTGCGTGCTCAACTGAGCAAGCGCGGCATTGAAGGCGCGGCACTGGAGATCCCAGAAGAAATGGATCGCAGTGGCAAAACCTACAGTGTAGAAGCCAAGTTGAAACAAGGCATTGAAAGTGTGCAGGCGAAGAAGTTGGTTAAGCTGATTAAAGACAGCAAACTCAAAGTGCAGGCACAGATTCAGGGCGAACAAGTTCGGGTAACCGGCAAAGCACGTGATGATTTGCAGGGTGTGATGGCATTGATCCGTGGTGCTGATCTGGGCCAGCCATTCCAGTTCAATAACTTCCGCGACTGA
- the panE gene encoding 2-dehydropantoate 2-reductase yields the protein MKITVLGCGALGQLWLSALYQQGHDVQGWLRVPQPFCSVNVITLSGEAFNQNLSTNDPEHLSKSELLLVCLKAWQVSSAINALLPKLNPECKILLLHNGMGTQEELPRDDHVFLHGVTTHAARHDGNTIVHVASGITHIGPMSPIDTDISHLADILHQALPDVAWHNDISAACWQKLAVNCVINPLTGLYNCRNGDLQRYPELITILCAEVASVMEMEGYHTSTESLLSYVNNVIQSTADNVSSLLQDLRRQRHTEIDYITGYLLRRARNHGMTLPENARLYDLIKRKENEYERIGAGLPGSW from the coding sequence ATGAAAATTACTGTGCTTGGTTGCGGAGCTCTCGGGCAGCTATGGTTATCCGCGTTATACCAGCAAGGTCACGATGTACAAGGCTGGCTTCGCGTGCCACAGCCCTTTTGTTCAGTCAATGTCATTACGTTAAGTGGCGAGGCATTTAATCAGAATCTCTCCACGAATGATCCAGAGCATTTGTCCAAAAGTGAATTATTATTGGTTTGCTTAAAAGCATGGCAAGTTTCCAGCGCAATCAATGCCTTACTGCCCAAGCTTAACCCCGAATGTAAGATTTTACTGCTGCACAATGGGATGGGCACACAGGAAGAATTACCACGAGATGACCATGTCTTCCTCCACGGAGTCACCACTCATGCGGCACGTCACGATGGCAACACAATTGTCCATGTCGCCAGTGGTATTACCCACATTGGCCCAATGTCCCCCATTGATACCGACATCAGCCATCTGGCAGATATCTTGCATCAAGCCTTACCGGACGTGGCTTGGCACAATGACATCTCAGCGGCATGCTGGCAGAAATTGGCGGTAAACTGTGTCATTAACCCACTGACTGGCCTGTATAACTGCCGCAATGGTGATTTACAGCGCTATCCAGAGCTGATTACAATTTTATGTGCTGAAGTCGCCAGCGTGATGGAGATGGAGGGCTACCATACCTCCACTGAAAGTCTGCTCAGTTACGTGAATAATGTTATCCAGAGTACCGCTGATAATGTTTCATCATTACTACAGGATTTGCGCCGCCAACGGCACACTGAGATAGATTACATTACTGGTTATTTACTGCGGCGCGCGCGGAATCACGGCATGACCTTGCCGGAGAATGCCCGGCTGTATGACTTAATTAAACGTAAGGAAAATGAGTATGAGCGTATCGGCGCTGGTTTGCCTGGCTCCTGGTAG